Below is a window of Caldalkalibacillus uzonensis DNA.
TGTTATCCTAAGCAGAGGGTAAGCATAGAGCTTCCCTCTTTATTATTTGTGAAAGAGATATGACAGATGAAAGAGATATGGCACAGAGAATTGCTTGGCCATGACGTTTAAGCCTTACAATCCTTCCCTTATAGAACGATTTGATTTACTATCTGCAGGGTTTGCTGGCCTGATTCTGTTGCTTTCGGCCATATTATCGTGGGGGATTATCAGTGATAACGGTTTGGATATGACCGTTCGCCCCGATGCTAGTACTCAAGTTGTGAATGAGGACAGTGACCACTTCAAATCTCCCTATATATTGGAGGTGCGGACCCGGACGTCAGAGGAAGCAAGCTTGGAGTTGAAGGTGCGTTGTGAGGAGGTAAATATTCCCCTGGAGGCGGCTCCGGCGCAGGTGACAGTGCCAGGCATGGAAACTTACAAGGACGTTATTTTCATTATTCCTGCCACTGGGGATGTTCCTGAAGGACGCTGGCCCATCTGGATTGACGCTTATGCTGAGGGGGAGGTGATAGCCTCCGTTAAAACAATCTTCTACAACCAGCACACCCAACCATAACTTACATTCTTAAAAGGAGGTATGCATGGTGAGAAGCTTGGTTTTTTACGTTGGACTAGGAACGTTAATATTACTTATTACCTTAGTAGCTTCTTTCGTTACTGTTGACTGGGGGATGGCCGACGGTTACGGCGAACCCTATTGGGGAGATTCTGTATTAGCCACTGAGGGACAGCGGGTGATTACCCAAGCAGGCTGTCTGGCTTGCCACAGTTACCGCGGCCAGCTAGGTCAAGTAACAGGACCACCGCTGGATGATGTTGGGACCCGCCTGAGCAAGGAAGCCATTGAAGGTTTTATTCGCAACGGAACCCAGATTATGCCTAGTTATGAAGACATCTTGAGCGATGAGGAAATTGAACTGCTTGCTGAGTGGCTCAGCCATTTCAAAAGTCCGTATGAAGAAAGATAGGGAGGGGATTGTATGAACCAAGCACGGGCAAG
It encodes the following:
- a CDS encoding c-type cytochrome, which codes for MRSLVFYVGLGTLILLITLVASFVTVDWGMADGYGEPYWGDSVLATEGQRVITQAGCLACHSYRGQLGQVTGPPLDDVGTRLSKEAIEGFIRNGTQIMPSYEDILSDEEIELLAEWLSHFKSPYEER